The Persephonella sp. KM09-Lau-8 nucleotide sequence TGAGCAAATCAAAGCTCAAATTGAAACAACAACATCTGAGTATGACAAAGAAAAACTCCAAGAAAGACTTGCTAAACTTGCTGGTGGAGTAGCTATCATAAAAGTTGGAGCTGCTACAGAAGCAGAACTCAAAGAGAAAAAAGACAGGGTTGATGACGCTGTTCACGCTACAAAAGCTGCTGTTGAAGAAGGAATTGTTCCAGGTGGTGGAGTAGCACTTCTCAGAGCTGCGAAAGCACTCTGTGAACTTAAAGATGAAAACCCAGACAAACAATGGGGAATTGATATAATCAGAAAAGCTGCTCAAGTTCCATTAAAACAAATTGCCAACAACGCAGGATTTGAAGGCTCTGTTGTTATAGAAAAAGTTAAAGCAAATGACAATATAAACTATGGTTTCAACGCAGCTACAGGCGAATATGTAGACATGATTGAAGCTGGTATCATAGACCCAACAAAAGTTGTAAGAACAGCTATCCAGAACGCTGCATCTGTAGCTGGAACAATGCTTACAGCTGAGGCACTTGTTGCTGAAATACCAGAAAAAGAAGAGAAAAACCCAGCAGCAGGAATGGAAGGAATGGGAGATATGGGCTTCTAAAAAAGCCCTTAATATAAAAAATTTTCCAAGCCCCCATTACGGGGGCTTTTTTTTTGCACAAATTCAGGTCAAAAATTACCCTTTTGCCCAATCTCAGTGCAAAATTCTCAGTAATATCAATTAATAAAAATCAAGAAATATCAACAACTTATCCTCAATAAATTTTTGGCATGCTTTTTTAATTTAAACATTCCTGAACAAAAAATAGGAGGTCTGGTTATGAAAAAAATTGAGGCTATTATCAAGCCTTTTAAGCTGGATGAAGTCAAAGAGGCTATCTCAGAACTTGGAAATTTCGGTATCACAGTTACAGAAGTAAAAGGATTTGGAAGACAGAAAGGGCATACTGAACTTTATAGGGGTGCTGAATATGTAATTGATTTTCTTCCAAAAATCAAAATTGAGATTGTTGCTGAAGATGAGATGGTTGAAAAACTTGTTGAAGCCATAACAAATGCAGCAAGAACAGGAAAAGTAGGTGATGGAAAAATATTTATCCTTCCTGTTGAAGATGCTGTGAGAATAAGAACAGGAGAAAGAGGCGTAGAAGCCCTTTAAAAAATAAATAAAAATCAGGAGGTTACAGTATGAGAATTAAATCTTTATTATTTTGGGCTTTCTCCCTGCTGGTGCCGGCTATTTCCTTTGCAGATGAAGCAAAGTTAGATACCGGTGATACTGCCTGGATGATAACAGCAACAGCTTTTGTTGTTCTTATGACAGTGGGAGGACTTATCCTTTTTTATGGTGGAATGACAAGATACAAAAACATAGTTAACACTGTGATGATGGTTCTTATGGCTTATGCTCTTGCTATAGTTGTATGGTTTTTATGGGGTTATTCTATAGCTTTTACAGATGGTTATGGAGCTCTGGATGCGATAGCTGGAGGCTTTAGTAAATTCTTAATGAATGGAGTTGATTATAAAGCATTAAGCGGAACATATCCTGAATGGGTATTTGCAACCTTCCAATCAACATTCGCAGCTATCACAATAGCTCTTGCTTCTGGAGCTGTTATAGAAAGAATGAAATTTTCCACATGGCTTGTTTTTGTAGTTCTCTGGATTACTTTTGTTTACGCACCAATTGCCCATGTTGTATGGGGTGGAGGTTTCCTTTTTGATGCAGGAGCTTTAGATTTCGCTGGTGGAACTGTTGTTCACATAAACGCAGGGGTAACAGGTCTGGTTTTAGCACTTCTCCTTGGAAAAAGAAAAGATTACAAAAAAACGGCAATCTTACCATCTTCAGTTGTTTTAACTGCCCTTGGTGCAGGTCTTCTGTGGTTTGGATGGTTCGGATTTAACGCAGGTTCTGCTTTCGGTGCAAACGAGGTTGCAGGTGTTGCTCTTCTTACAACAAATCTTGCAACAGCAGCGGCAGTTATTTCATGGGTATTAATAGAATGGATTACAGCTAAAAAACCAACACTTCTTGGTGCTGCTTCAGGTGCTATTGCAGGTCTGGTAGCTATTACTCCTGCTGCAGGTTTTGTTAATGCTGCAGGGGCACTTGTAATTGGATTTATAGCAGGTATAGTTGGATGGTTCGGTGTTTACGTTCTTAAGAAAGCCCTCGGATATGATGACTCCCTTGATGCTTTTGGGGTTCATGGACTTGCAGGAATATGGGGGGCTATAGCAACTGGATTTTTTGCACTTCAGCCTCTTGCATGGGACGGTTCTCCTCTTCAAAATGGAGATAGAATGGGTCAAATCATGGTTCAGGTGGAATCTGTTTTATTCACAATAGTATTCACAGCAATTATGACAGCAATTCTCTACTTTATATCTTCTGCTGTAACTGGTGGTGCCAGAGTTGATGAAGAAACAGAAACAATGGGGCTTGATGAAGCAACACATGGAGAGAGAGGATTTAATTTATAAACATTATGGGGCTTTAAAAGCCCCATTTTTGCTATTTAGATTAAAAATGTGCTAATATTGGCTAATAAAAACTTTAAGGAGGTTACGGAATGAAAAAAGCATTAGGTTTAGTGGCAGCAGGATTACTTGCAGCAGGTGCTGCACAGGCTGGAACTCTCACAGTTGCTAACTCTGATATTGAAATGACAGGAGGTGTAACAGCAGGTTATTTCTATGCAACAAATATTGGAAACACTAACAATGATTACTTCAGAGTTCCAAACTTTGCGATAGACCTTACATCTAAAGTAAATTCTGTGATTGGTTTTACAGCAAGCTTTGGTAGAACAGAGCAAGCAACAATTTTAGATCCTAAGGCCGGAGATAATGCAGAATTTGGAGTTGATTATGCATGGGTTAGCATAAGACCACTTGAAGGTCTAACTGTAGATGCTGGTTTACTAACAACAAATATAGGATATGAACTTTATCACACTTACGACAACAAAAACTATATTTTTGGTCTTGTATGGAACGCACAGCCTGTAACTTACCCAGGGGCAAGAGTTACTTACTCAGTAATGGACGGAATTGATGTTTATGCTGAATACAACCAGGATGGAAGAGATGCTTTTGCGTTAGGTTCTCTCGGTTCAATAGCAGGATTTAACTACGCTATTTCTTACTATGACTATGCTGCGTCCAAAAACCTTGTTGATGTAGTTCTTAGCACAGAAGTTGCCGGTATTGAACTTGGAACAAATATTGATTATCAGTGGTTGGACGATTCTGCTAAAACACCAGGAAATGATGACTCTGCTTATGGTATAGCGCTTTATGCATCTGCGAAAGTAGATGTTTTTGAAATTCCTGTGAGAATTGAGTATGTAAATGACGGAACAAGTGGAATATACAGTGTCGCAGGTGATGATGCATGGACGTTCACAATCACTCCAACATGGAAACCAACTAAAAACACATTCCTGAGAGCTGAGTTTTCCTATATTTCAACAGATAAAAAGGGATTCCCAGATGACGATGGGAATGACGATAAAAAAGATAACAGAACAGTTATGGGTGTAGAAGCTGGATTTGTATTCTAAATTTTGCAAAGGGGCGAAAGCCCCTTTTTTATTTAATGGAGAAGAATAATGGGACAGGCATATAATCCAGATGATTTCTTATGTCAGATGTGTGCTTATAAATCCTGCCTTCACAAAAATAATGGTAGAAATATAATCCGTCAAAAAATCCTTCAGATGAAAAAAAAGACATCCAATACTTCTGTGTCAATCAAAGAAGAAAAAATTTTTAATTTTTGCAAAAGTGCAGAAGAAGATAAATAATTCAATTTATTTCCTTTGAGTCAGCTTATGTTTGATTTCCAATCATTTCCTGAACTTGCTCTATTTTTTTAATTTCTGGCACAAATATTGCTATTTAAAATAATCAAAAAACTAAAGAAAATATATATTAGTTACGAAAATTAGAGAAATAACATATTAGAATAGACATATGAAATAAAATCTGGTATAAAATAAAATTATGAAAAAAATCATATTTAAGGAGGTTACAACATGAAAAAAGTATTAGGTTTAGCAGCAGCAGGATTACTTGCAGCAGGTGCTGCACAGGCTGGAACTCTTACAGTTGCTAATTCTGACATTGTTCTGTATGGTGGAGTATCTGCTTCTTTTGATTGGCAAAATACAGACCATTTAGCATCTCGTTTTGCTAATGATGGAAATAATGATAATTTCCACGTATCTACTTTTGCTATCGGTTTAATGAAGAAAGCTGATGCAAACAGCCCAATAGGATTCAATGCTGCATTTGCAAACTTTACCGTTCCAACATTGGTAGCAAGCGATAATGTTGCTTCAAATCTATTAGCTTGGGGTTCTCCATCTGGGGACTTCAAACCATGGCTTGCTTATGTAACAATTGCTCCAATAGAAGGTCTTTCAATTGATGCAGGACTTCTCTGGAACAAATTCGGTGAAGCTCCATTAACAATTCTTAACAGAAACTACACAAGAGGTATTCTTTTCACAGGGCACCCTGTAGCTTATGCTGGTGCAAGAGTTAATTATGATGCTGGAATTGCACAAGTATATGTTGGATACAACCAAGGTGGTGGTTTAAGACAAGGAAGTGGTCCTACTGTAGATCTTAACAATGATGGTAATGTAGGAACAACTGTAAATGTAAATACAGGATATAATATCTCAGATGCATTTGAGGCAGGAATTTCTTTCAACCTCTCAGATTTTGTAGGATTCGGCTCTAAAGTGGGATTACATACTTACAATGAAGCTGGAGGAAGAAACCTTTATGTTCTTTGCACAAGTGTTGATGCTGGTATTGTAAAAGCTGGAGTTGAAGTTGACTATACAAATTTAGATGATGCAGCTAAAATAAGAGGAGCTGATGATTCAGCATGGGGAGTAGCTCTTAACATAGATATAGATTTACTTGATGCTCAAATTGCTAATGTAACATTCCCAATTAGAATTGAGTATGTAGATAATGGAAGTTCTACAGATAATTTAGGTAGTAGAATTTATCTCACAGGTAAAAACTCTGCATGGTCTTTCACAATCACACCAACATGGAAACCAACTAAAAACACATTCGCGAGACTTGAAGCTGCTTACATTTCTACAGACAAAAAAGTATTCGAAGAAGATGATGGATCTCTCAAAGACAACAGAACAGTTTTAGCTTTCGAAGCTGGATTCCTCTTCTAAGGAAATCCTTCTATAAATCTTTTTCTCAAGCCCCCGTTAATGGGGGCTTTTTTATTTGCAAAATTTCCTTACATTCCATAAAATTAAAGTAAATTGCTATATTTAATAGAGGTAATTAATGAAAAAAATCCTCTTTCCCCTTTTCTTAGCTTTAAGTATATTAGGATTTCCCCATGCAGAAGATAAAAATGTAAGAATAACTAATGAAATGATTTATCAGAAACTCATAGATATAGATAAAAGACTAACTATCCTTGAAACACAGTTTAGAGATTTTAAAGAAGAAACCAACAAAAGATTTGAACAAATAGATAAGCGTTTTGAAGAATTACGAGGAAACATGAATGCTCGTTTTGAACAAATATTTACTTTCCTTTGGATAATTACAGGAATATTTACCACCTTAACTCTTGGAATTATAGGCTTTGCTTACTGGGACAGAAGAACAATTAAATATTCTTTAAAGGAAATCAGATGCTTGGAATAGAAAAACTACTTGAGAAAATTCTTCATAGACAGAATATTCCCAAGGAACAAAGGGAAGAATTTGATTTAGATATAAAAACCAAATATGTTCATGGGCTTTTATTCTACAACTCTTATTTTGACCATGTAGCAAAAGCCCTTGGGAAAGATACAGTCTGCCTTATTGTCGGAGGCTGGATAAGAGATAGATTATTAAACAGACCTATTAAAAATAAAGTTGATGTGGATTTTATTGTAACAACAGACCCATTTGAGATTGTTAAAAAACTGAAAAATATCCTTGGAAAAGGAAATATATTCTCTTTTGAAAAAGAAAAAGATGTGGCTACTATAATTTTCTATGAAGGGCAGACCCGCTATAGATTTGATTTTTCCTACATGGATATCTCCGATATTATGTCAAATCCACAGCTGGATTTTTATGATAAAGAAAAAGAAATCATAGAGCGGGTAAATCAGGATTTATTCCAGAGAGATTTTACAATTAATGCAATGGCAATTGTTTTTGATGATGCTTTAGGTATGGGTGCTTCTCAAACGGTTCTATTTGACCCATCCGGTGGTCTTGAAGACCTTCAGACAGGAATAATAAGGCCTGTTTCCTATGAAAACATACAAAAAGACCCTGTAAGAATATTCAGAGGTTTTAGAATTGCCCAGCAGCTTGATTTTGAGTTAGATAAAGAATATGAAAAATGGGTCAAGAAAAATAAGGAAATAGTTAAAAACTCCCCTGTTGAAAGAGTAAGAGATGAAATTTTAAAGATTTTTGAAGGAGAAGACAGCTACAAAACAATTGAAAAATTAATATCAGTCGGGGTATTCCAACAAATTGTTCCTGAAATAAATGAAATGGTAAAAATCAAAAATCAGGGAGAGTTCCATAAATATCCCTTATTGGAGCATTCTTTAAAAACTGTTGAGTATATGGAAGATTTTTTAAAAAAAAAGAATTATTAAAAAATAGTATCCATAAATCATTTTTAGAAAAATTAGGCAAGCAGGAATTCTTTACAGAGTTTAATGATATTTCCCTTTTGAAATTCACAGCCTTTTTCCATGATATAGGAAAGATATATACGGTAAAACAAAAATTCAAAGGTCATGATATAAAAGGCAAGGAAATCATTTTGAACTCTATAAATAAAGAATTATCTCTTGGAAAAAAAGCATCAGAATTTATTGGAAATCTTGTTGGTTCTCATCTGGAAATATTTAGATTGTTGGCTTTGAAAGAGTCAGACAACCTGACCAATAAGGATTTAAATTTTTTCTGGTTCAGGAATAAAAATTTAATTCCACATCTTTTTATCCTTGCCTATGCAGATGCTTATGCCACTTCTGAGAATGAAGAATATCTGAAAAAGCTTGAACTTTTTGTGATTTTCTTACAGGAGTATTATTTTGATATTTATACTAAAGAAGTCATAGAGCAACCTTTGTTAAATGGAAAAGAAATTATGGAAATTTTGAATATAAAACCTTCCCCAATTGTTGGAAAAATTAAAGAAGAACTGCAAAAAAAGCAGATAGAAGGAAAAATAAAAATTAAAGAGCAGGCAATAGAGTTTATAAAAGAACTATACTATAACACCGCCACCTAACAGTTTATCATCTGTATATATGGCAAGAATTTGCCCTGGTGCAAATTTAGGTTGTGGAGTTTTGAAATAAAATCTAAATTTATTTTTTTCTTTTTCTACTTTTTTTATTTTTACAGGTTTTTGTTTATATCTTCCCTGAACTAAAATTTCTTTTTCAAATAAAAAGTCTTCCGGAACAAACAAATTAAGATTTTCTGCTTCCACATAATCAGTTAAAAGTTTATCCTTTGTCCCTACAATCAATGAATTTGTTTTTATATCTTTGTCTAAGACATAAAGAGGCTCTTTCCATGCAACACCAAGCCCTCTTCTTTGACCTATAGTGTAATGGGATAAACCTTTATGCTTGCCAACTTTTTCTCCTGTATAAAGTAAAATATCTCCAGCAGTATTTATATTTAATCCAAGCTGGTCTATATATTCTCCTGGAGTTTTTCCGGCAGTGAAACATATTTCAAAACTTTCTGATTTTTGGGCTACAGGGATTTTGTATTTCTGGGCTATCTGTCTAACTTCTTCCTTTGTTTTGTCTGACAGAGGAAATATTAAGTAGTCTAAAACCTCTTTCTCCAGAAGTGCCATAAAGTAAGACTGGTCTTTTTTAACGTCTTTACCTCTTCTTATAACTTTGTGTCCTTCTATATCCGAAATTCCTAAATAATGCCCTGTGGCAAGATAATCAACCCCTAAAACTTCAACAGCATATTTCGCAAGAAGACCTGTTTTGACCTCACGATTACATATTGAACATGGGTTTGGAGTTTTTCCTTTTTTATATTCTTCTAAAAAGTAATTAATCACTTTTTTATGGAAAATATCTTCCCAGTCTAAAACATAATGCTCTATACCTAAATACTGGGATACTTTTTTGGCATCTTTAACATCCTGGGGAGAGCAGCATATCTGGGTATCTGTTTCACAGACTATAGATGATAACTTTAGAGTGATACCGATAACATCATACCCCTTTTCTTTAAGCAAGAGGGCGGATACTGATGAGTCCACCCCGCCACTTAATGCAACTGCAACTTTTTTCATTATGTTTGAATAAGTTCACCCATTTTGAATATAGGTAGGTAAAGAGCTATAAGAATTACACCTACAATTGTTCCTATGAATACAATGAGCAATGGCTCAATAGTTGAAATAAGACCCTCTACTGTTCTATCAACCTCGTCTTCAAAGAAATTTGCAATTGTATCAAGCATCTCATCAAGTCTACCTGTGTCTTCACCTACCCTTACCATGGCGATTAATATAGGCGGAAAAATTTTAGGATCAAGGGACTTGTATATTTCTTGCCCTTTTTCTACTTTATCTCTAGCTTCAAGTATTGCTTTTTCGATAACTACATTACCTGCAACAGATGCCGATATCTCAAGGGAACGCATTATAGGAACACCACCAGCAATAAGGGTTGCCAGGGTTCTTGCAAATTTAGCTATAGCTCCTTTTAAAAAAATATTTCCAAGGAGAGGAAGTTTAAGAAATAATCTATGATAGAACTCTTTACCAGCTCTTGTGCTGTAAATAAATTTATTAAGTATAACTAATCCAATAATTCCAACAATGATTAAAAGAATATTGTTTTTAACAAGATTACTTGCATCAATTAATAGTTGTGTAAGAAATGGAAGTTGTCCACCCATGCTTGCATACAGATTGGCAAATGTTGGAACAATAAAGGTTAAAATTCCCAATACTATAACTGTTGCAATAACAACAACCATTGCAGGATACCATGAAGCACTTATGATTTTTCTCTTAATTGCGGCAATTTTTTCGTAATATTGAGTTGCCCTTTGAAGAATAACATCCAGATTACCTGATTCTTCTGCAGCTTCTATCAGATTAACCAGAAATTCAGGAAAAACTTTTGGATGTTTGGCCATTGCTTTTGAAAGGGACATACCTGAAACAACGTCCTCTTTTACTTCATTTAATGCTTCCCTAAGCGTTTTGTTGGGCATTTGTTCTGCCAGTATTTCTAGAGCTTCTGCGATACCAACACCGGCGGCAATCATAGCTCCAAGCTGACGTGTAAATAAAGCAAGGTCTTTTTCTTTTACTTTTGGTTTGAATATATCAATATCCAGAGAGAATTTTTTTTGCGGAATTAATTGTAGTTTTATATCTTCAAATCCCTGTTTTTCCAGCTCTATTTGTGCTGCCCCTGCATCTGGAGCATAAATAACATCCTCCCTTTTGACACCATATTTATCCCGTGCTATATATTTAAACTTTGGCATTTATTTCCCCCTCTATTTAAGAGTTTTTAATAATCTTTCTAATTCTTGTGGTTCTGGAGATATCTTCATTCCATCTTCTTCTGTGATTAAACCTTCTTTTATTGCTCGAACTATAGATTGATTCATTGTTTGCATACCTGTTCCAACCTGACCGGACTGCATAAGACCATATATCTGATGAATTTTATTTTCTCTAATTAGATTTCTGATACCGGTTGTTGGTATCAAAACTTCATGTATAAGGACTCTTCCACCCCCGATTCTTGGTAGAAGCCTTTGTGATATTACACCCTGTAAAACAAAACTTAACTCTGTTCTAATCTGTTCCTGTTCATTTTCAGGGAAAACGTTGATAATACGGTTTATAGTCTGAATTGCTGTATTTGTGTGTAATGTTGCAAATACAAGGTGACCTGTCTCAGCAGCTGTAAGTGCAGCTCTGATTGTTTCTAAGTCTCTCATCTCACCAACCAGAATAACATCTGGGTCTTCCCTAAGGGCATATTTTAGTGCTATAGCGAAACTGGAAGTATCATTACCGACTTCTCTTTGGGCAACAAGTGATTTTTTATGTGGAAATAAATATTCTATTGGGTCCTCAATTGTGATTATATGGTAAGGATAGTTTGTGTTTATATAATCTATCATAGAAGCAAGGGTTGTTGTTTTACCTGAACCTGTAGGCCCTGTAACCAGAACCAGTCCCATACTCTTATGACATAAGCCTTTTACAGATGGTATAAGTCCAAGTTCTTCCATAGGTTTTATTTCATAAGGAATTCTTCTTAAAGCAGCAGCAACACTGCCTCTTTGTCTATAAACGTTTACCCTGAATCTACCGATTCCTTTTATTCCGATAGAAAAGTCAACCTCATTTTTTTCTTCAAAAGTCCGTCTTTGTTTTTCATTCATAATTGAATAAATAAATTTCTGGGTATCTTTTGGATACATTACAGGATATTCAGATAGGTAAGTTATTTTTCCATCAATCCTGATGGTTGGAGGAGCCCCTGCTGTAATATGTATATCTGTAGCATCTTTTTCTATTGCAACTCTTGCTATTTCGTCAATGGTGAATGCAAGTTTTTCTTGCTCCATAATAAATCTCCTTAAAAAATTTATTTAACTAAAACCCTTTCTACTTCTGCAATGTCTGTTATTCCTCTTTTTACTTTTAAAAGGGCGTTTTGATATAGGGTTCTCATTCCATTTTTAATCGCAAGTTCTTTAAGCTGTGTTGCATTGGCTCCAGATAAAATAGCTTTTCTGATATTATCGTCAATTTCCAGTATTTCATGAACTGCAGTTCTACCTCTATAACCTGTTTTGTTACAGCGTTCACAACCGCCTGGTTTATGGACGAAAAATGTTCCTTCTTCCACATCTTTTTCTGATAAACCAAGTCCTGTCCAGAATTCTTTAGGATAGTTAGCAGGTTGTTTACAATAATCACATAATTTTCGAACAAGTCTTTGAGCAATTATCATATTCACAGCTGTTCCCACAAGAAAGCTTTCAACTCCTATATCTATCAATCTTGTTATAGAAGATGGAGCATCGTTTGTGTGTAATGTAGAAAATACAAGGTGACCTGTTAATGCTGCCTTAATTGATATTTCAGCCGTTTCTCTATCCCTGATCTCACCTACCAGTATAATATCAGGATCCTGTCTGAGAAAAGATCTTAAAGCTTCTGCAAAAGTAAGTCCTATATGCTCTTTTATCTGAACCTGATTAATTCCAGGAATAGATACTTCCACAGGATCTTCTGCTGTTGATATATTTACATCATCTGTATTTCTTTCCATTAATGCAGTGTATAAAGTTGTTGTTTTACCTGAACCTGTTGGACCTGTTACTAAGACCATTCCCCATGGGCTATAAATAGCTTTTCTTATTTTTTCAAGGTCGTCAGGCTCAAAACCAAGGTCTTCTAACTTAAGCCCAAGATAAGACTGGGCATCCTGGATACGCATAACAACCTTTTCACCATAAACGGTAGGAATGATAGATACCCTTAAATCTATAGGTTTTCTGTCTATTTTTACTCTGATCCTACCATCCTGTGGTAACCTTTTTTCTGCAATATCAAGATTTGCCATTATTTTGTATCTGGCAACAAGAGCATCTTTTATGCTAACAGGAAGTTTTTGAACAGTCCTTAATATCCCATCGATCCTGTATCTGACCCTTAATTCTTTTTCAAATGGTTCTATATGGATATCAGATGCTCCCTGTCTCACGGCATTTACTATAAATAATCTGGAGGCCTTTACTATAGGAGCTTCTTCTGCTTCGGCTATTGCTTCATTTACGTTTATTTCTTCTTCATGTTGATATTCTTCCTCAACATCTACGTCAAGACCAATATTATCAAGAATTTCTGTAGGAGATGCCATTCTACTGAAATTTTCAAGAAGAGATTGAACTTCTGAATATGTGGCAACAAGAATTTCAATATTTCTGATTCCTAAGAATTTAAGATAATGAATTATTTCCTTATCTATTGGATTGAATGCGGCAATTGAAAGCTGATTTTTATCTTTATCATAATAAACAGGAGCGAATTTCTTTTTTAACATATAGTTATAGGTAATATTAGACATTATTGAATCATCAACATCGATGTTTGTATTAGGGTCAAAAGGTTTGAGATTAAGAAAATTAACAAAAAATTCTTTTATTTTGTTTTCATCTGCTATTTTACTTTCAACCAGGTAAGTTAAGATATCTGTAAAATCTTTTCCTTCTATATTTGGATTATTCCTGACTTTTTCTGCAGGAACTATACCCTGGGATACCATTAGACGAAGAAATGTTAATTTCCTTCTACTTTTAAAATCTACATCTCCCATCTTATATCCTTATAATTTTAGTGTTATCCGCCAATTATTATATAATATTTAGGAAATTTAACAGAAAAAGCCATAGTACAGGAGAAAAGTATTGTTAAAACTAAACAATATAAAGAGAATTCTGATAGCAAATAGAGGGGAAATCGCAGTAAGGGCTATAAGGGCAATAAGAGAGTTAGGCGGCGAAAGTATAGCAATATACTCTGAAGCTGATAAGGATTCTATGCATGTCAAACTGGCAGATTATGCGATATGTATAGGTAAAGCCCCTTCAGATAAGAGTTATTTAAATATTCCTGCTATTTTATC carries:
- a CDS encoding HD domain-containing protein, producing the protein MHKSFLEKLGKQEFFTEFNDISLLKFTAFFHDIGKIYTVKQKFKGHDIKGKEIILNSINKELSLGKKASEFIGNLVGSHLEIFRLLALKESDNLTNKDLNFFWFRNKNLIPHLFILAYADAYATSENEEYLKKLELFVIFLQEYYFDIYTKEVIEQPLLNGKEIMEILNIKPSPIVGKIKEELQKKQIEGKIKIKEQAIEFIKELYYNTAT
- a CDS encoding ammonium transporter, translating into MRIKSLLFWAFSLLVPAISFADEAKLDTGDTAWMITATAFVVLMTVGGLILFYGGMTRYKNIVNTVMMVLMAYALAIVVWFLWGYSIAFTDGYGALDAIAGGFSKFLMNGVDYKALSGTYPEWVFATFQSTFAAITIALASGAVIERMKFSTWLVFVVLWITFVYAPIAHVVWGGGFLFDAGALDFAGGTVVHINAGVTGLVLALLLGKRKDYKKTAILPSSVVLTALGAGLLWFGWFGFNAGSAFGANEVAGVALLTTNLATAAAVISWVLIEWITAKKPTLLGAASGAIAGLVAITPAAGFVNAAGALVIGFIAGIVGWFGVYVLKKALGYDDSLDAFGVHGLAGIWGAIATGFFALQPLAWDGSPLQNGDRMGQIMVQVESVLFTIVFTAIMTAILYFISSAVTGGARVDEETETMGLDEATHGERGFNL
- a CDS encoding type II secretion system F family protein — its product is MPKFKYIARDKYGVKREDVIYAPDAGAAQIELEKQGFEDIKLQLIPQKKFSLDIDIFKPKVKEKDLALFTRQLGAMIAAGVGIAEALEILAEQMPNKTLREALNEVKEDVVSGMSLSKAMAKHPKVFPEFLVNLIEAAEESGNLDVILQRATQYYEKIAAIKRKIISASWYPAMVVVIATVIVLGILTFIVPTFANLYASMGGQLPFLTQLLIDASNLVKNNILLIIVGIIGLVILNKFIYSTRAGKEFYHRLFLKLPLLGNIFLKGAIAKFARTLATLIAGGVPIMRSLEISASVAGNVVIEKAILEARDKVEKGQEIYKSLDPKIFPPILIAMVRVGEDTGRLDEMLDTIANFFEDEVDRTVEGLISTIEPLLIVFIGTIVGVILIALYLPIFKMGELIQT
- a CDS encoding outer membrane beta-barrel protein, with the protein product MKKVLGLAAAGLLAAGAAQAGTLTVANSDIVLYGGVSASFDWQNTDHLASRFANDGNNDNFHVSTFAIGLMKKADANSPIGFNAAFANFTVPTLVASDNVASNLLAWGSPSGDFKPWLAYVTIAPIEGLSIDAGLLWNKFGEAPLTILNRNYTRGILFTGHPVAYAGARVNYDAGIAQVYVGYNQGGGLRQGSGPTVDLNNDGNVGTTVNVNTGYNISDAFEAGISFNLSDFVGFGSKVGLHTYNEAGGRNLYVLCTSVDAGIVKAGVEVDYTNLDDAAKIRGADDSAWGVALNIDIDLLDAQIANVTFPIRIEYVDNGSSTDNLGSRIYLTGKNSAWSFTITPTWKPTKNTFARLEAAYISTDKKVFEEDDGSLKDNRTVLAFEAGFLF
- the mnmA gene encoding tRNA 2-thiouridine(34) synthase MnmA, with the protein product MKKVAVALSGGVDSSVSALLLKEKGYDVIGITLKLSSIVCETDTQICCSPQDVKDAKKVSQYLGIEHYVLDWEDIFHKKVINYFLEEYKKGKTPNPCSICNREVKTGLLAKYAVEVLGVDYLATGHYLGISDIEGHKVIRRGKDVKKDQSYFMALLEKEVLDYLIFPLSDKTKEEVRQIAQKYKIPVAQKSESFEICFTAGKTPGEYIDQLGLNINTAGDILLYTGEKVGKHKGLSHYTIGQRRGLGVAWKEPLYVLDKDIKTNSLIVGTKDKLLTDYVEAENLNLFVPEDFLFEKEILVQGRYKQKPVKIKKVEKEKNKFRFYFKTPQPKFAPGQILAIYTDDKLLGGGVIV
- a CDS encoding outer membrane beta-barrel protein, with translation MKKALGLVAAGLLAAGAAQAGTLTVANSDIEMTGGVTAGYFYATNIGNTNNDYFRVPNFAIDLTSKVNSVIGFTASFGRTEQATILDPKAGDNAEFGVDYAWVSIRPLEGLTVDAGLLTTNIGYELYHTYDNKNYIFGLVWNAQPVTYPGARVTYSVMDGIDVYAEYNQDGRDAFALGSLGSIAGFNYAISYYDYAASKNLVDVVLSTEVAGIELGTNIDYQWLDDSAKTPGNDDSAYGIALYASAKVDVFEIPVRIEYVNDGTSGIYSVAGDDAWTFTITPTWKPTKNTFLRAEFSYISTDKKGFPDDDGNDDKKDNRTVMGVEAGFVF
- a CDS encoding CCA tRNA nucleotidyltransferase → MLGIEKLLEKILHRQNIPKEQREEFDLDIKTKYVHGLLFYNSYFDHVAKALGKDTVCLIVGGWIRDRLLNRPIKNKVDVDFIVTTDPFEIVKKLKNILGKGNIFSFEKEKDVATIIFYEGQTRYRFDFSYMDISDIMSNPQLDFYDKEKEIIERVNQDLFQRDFTINAMAIVFDDALGMGASQTVLFDPSGGLEDLQTGIIRPVSYENIQKDPVRIFRGFRIAQQLDFELDKEYEKWVKKNKEIVKNSPVERVRDEILKIFEGEDSYKTIEKLISVGVFQQIVPEINEMVKIKNQGEFHKYPLLEHSLKTVEYMEDFLKKKNY
- a CDS encoding P-II family nitrogen regulator — translated: MKKIEAIIKPFKLDEVKEAISELGNFGITVTEVKGFGRQKGHTELYRGAEYVIDFLPKIKIEIVAEDEMVEKLVEAITNAARTGKVGDGKIFILPVEDAVRIRTGERGVEAL